Proteins encoded within one genomic window of Cellulomonas flavigena DSM 20109:
- a CDS encoding MFS transporter yields the protein MTSPPTELPRWRRDVTVFLTGQTFSLLGSMLVQYAIMWHLTLETRSGSVMAVYAVVGFLPQAVVSVFGGVWADRLDRRALIIGADATIAATTLALAVLMLSGYDDLWLLYVTAAIRSAGAGIQTPAVGALLPQIVPTDKLMRVNGINATIQSAMMLVTPAVAAGLYAWASIETIFFVDVVTAMIGIGLLLLVPVPRIARTDQVAGVRGYVHDLADGVRYVARSPFVRWVLAMWGVVFVLIVAPSFLTPLMVVRSFGDEVWKLTVNELAFSIGMTLGGVAVAWWGGLRNRVHMVVLVTALFGVLNVGLGLSTSMWVFFGFMFLVGLGVPFFSTPTMTVLQERVEPERQGRVFGFVGIVMAVAMPLGMSAFGPLADRYSVESLLVAAGVALLLVVVAAVALPSGRRAMAQADAPREEPAPADTDSGVQGSSRRA from the coding sequence ATGACCTCGCCCCCCACCGAGCTCCCCCGCTGGCGACGCGACGTCACCGTCTTCCTCACGGGTCAGACGTTCTCGCTGCTCGGCTCGATGCTCGTGCAGTACGCGATCATGTGGCACCTCACGCTCGAGACGCGATCCGGCTCCGTCATGGCCGTGTACGCCGTGGTCGGGTTCCTGCCGCAGGCCGTCGTGTCGGTGTTCGGCGGGGTGTGGGCCGACCGGCTCGACCGGCGCGCGCTCATCATCGGCGCCGACGCGACGATCGCGGCGACCACGCTCGCCCTGGCGGTCCTCATGCTGTCCGGGTACGACGACCTGTGGCTGCTCTACGTCACCGCGGCGATCCGGTCCGCCGGTGCGGGCATCCAGACACCCGCCGTCGGGGCGCTCCTCCCCCAGATCGTCCCCACCGACAAGCTCATGCGCGTCAACGGCATCAACGCCACCATCCAGTCCGCGATGATGCTCGTCACCCCGGCGGTGGCCGCCGGGCTGTACGCGTGGGCGTCGATCGAGACCATCTTCTTCGTCGACGTCGTCACGGCGATGATCGGCATCGGGCTGCTGCTGCTCGTCCCCGTGCCCCGCATCGCGCGCACCGACCAGGTCGCCGGCGTACGCGGCTACGTCCACGACCTCGCCGACGGCGTGCGGTACGTCGCGCGCTCGCCGTTCGTCCGCTGGGTGCTGGCCATGTGGGGCGTCGTGTTCGTGCTCATCGTCGCGCCGTCGTTCCTCACGCCGCTCATGGTGGTGCGGTCGTTCGGCGACGAGGTGTGGAAGCTGACCGTCAACGAGCTCGCGTTCAGCATCGGGATGACCCTGGGCGGCGTGGCCGTCGCGTGGTGGGGTGGCCTGCGGAACCGGGTGCACATGGTCGTGCTGGTCACCGCGCTGTTCGGGGTGCTCAACGTCGGGTTGGGGCTGTCGACGAGCATGTGGGTGTTCTTCGGCTTCATGTTCCTCGTCGGTCTCGGTGTGCCGTTCTTCTCCACGCCGACGATGACCGTGCTGCAGGAGCGTGTGGAGCCCGAGCGGCAGGGCCGCGTGTTCGGGTTCGTCGGCATCGTCATGGCCGTCGCGATGCCGCTCGGCATGTCGGCGTTCGGGCCGCTGGCCGACCGGTACAGCGTCGAGTCGCTGCTCGTGGCCGCGGGCGTCGCGCTCCTGCTCGTCGTCGTCGCCGCCGTGGCGCTGCCGTCGGGCCGTCGCGCCATGGCGCAGGCGGACGCCCCGCGCGAGGAACCGGCACCCGCGGACACCGACTCGGGTGTGCAGGGCTCGTCACGCCGAGCGTGA
- a CDS encoding daunorubicin resistance protein DrrA family ABC transporter ATP-binding protein: protein MTATITATGLAKRYGQVEALRGLDLEVPQGTVLGLLGPNGAGKTTAVRILTTLLRPDGGTAQVAGADVLREPDRVRRRIGLSGQNAAVDENLTGAENLQMIGRLYGFPRRRARARADALLGAFDLADAGGRPATTYSGGMRRRLDLACALVAEPPVVVLDEPTTGLDPRSRLQMWDVVTDLVRSGTTILLTTQYLEEADRLADAIVVIDHGRAIARGTADELKAQVGGERVEVLVADAADAETARAALAAQSSGDEVHADGDGRALSVAVADGTRALRTVLERLDADGVAVLEAGLRRPTLDDVFLTLTGRTAEDVEEGIR, encoded by the coding sequence ATGACGGCGACGATCACGGCCACGGGGCTGGCGAAACGGTACGGCCAGGTCGAGGCCCTGCGAGGGCTCGACCTGGAGGTTCCGCAGGGTACCGTCCTGGGCCTGCTGGGACCGAACGGCGCGGGCAAGACGACCGCGGTGCGCATCCTCACGACGCTGCTGCGCCCCGACGGGGGCACGGCGCAGGTCGCGGGTGCCGACGTGCTGCGTGAGCCCGACCGGGTGCGACGGCGCATCGGCCTGTCGGGGCAGAACGCCGCGGTCGACGAGAACCTCACGGGTGCCGAGAACCTGCAGATGATCGGGCGGCTCTACGGCTTCCCGCGGCGCCGCGCGCGGGCCCGGGCCGACGCGCTGCTGGGGGCGTTCGACCTGGCCGACGCGGGTGGGCGGCCCGCCACGACGTACTCCGGCGGCATGCGGCGGCGCCTGGACCTCGCGTGCGCGCTGGTCGCCGAGCCGCCCGTGGTGGTGCTCGACGAGCCGACCACGGGGCTGGACCCGCGCAGTCGGCTGCAGATGTGGGACGTCGTGACGGACCTGGTGCGCAGCGGCACGACGATCCTGCTCACCACGCAGTACCTCGAGGAGGCGGACCGGCTGGCGGACGCGATCGTCGTCATCGACCACGGCCGGGCGATCGCGCGCGGCACGGCCGACGAGCTCAAGGCGCAGGTCGGCGGCGAGCGCGTGGAGGTGCTGGTGGCCGACGCCGCGGACGCGGAGACCGCGCGGGCGGCGCTCGCGGCGCAGTCGTCGGGTGACGAGGTGCACGCGGACGGTGACGGGCGCGCGCTGTCGGTCGCCGTCGCGGACGGCACCCGCGCGCTGCGCACCGTGCTGGAGCGGCTCGACGCGGACGGGGTCGCGGTGCTCGAGGCCGGGCTGCGTCGACCGACCCTCGACGACGTGTTCCTCACGCTGACGGGCCGCACTGCCGAGGACGTCGAGGAGGGGATCCGGTGA
- a CDS encoding M15 family metallopeptidase, with protein sequence MPLTCIDAVLLSDPRVTAVPVADCGEPLVVAPVPLLRPTHTPGALVRAGVARRLAGAAAALPPGVHLVLAEGWRSPAAQAEIVTRYRATVRAGHADADDHEVERLTSRYVSPVAVAPHVAGAAVDVTLVDDAGRELDLGCPLDATPEESEGRCFTDAPVPPTARVLRTALAEAMAGAGFVNYPTEWWHWSHGDRYWALTTSQRAAVYGPVAA encoded by the coding sequence GTGCCCCTGACCTGCATCGACGCCGTCCTCCTGAGCGACCCGCGCGTGACGGCCGTGCCCGTCGCCGACTGCGGCGAACCGCTCGTCGTCGCCCCCGTGCCGTTGCTGCGCCCGACGCACACCCCCGGTGCGCTGGTGCGGGCCGGTGTCGCGCGGCGCCTCGCGGGCGCGGCGGCCGCCCTGCCACCCGGCGTCCACCTCGTGCTCGCGGAGGGCTGGCGCAGCCCGGCCGCGCAGGCGGAGATCGTCACGCGCTACCGGGCGACCGTGCGCGCGGGCCACGCGGACGCCGACGACCACGAGGTCGAGCGCCTCACGAGCCGGTACGTGTCCCCCGTTGCCGTCGCGCCGCACGTCGCAGGTGCGGCGGTCGACGTCACCCTCGTCGACGACGCGGGCCGCGAGCTCGACCTCGGGTGCCCGCTCGACGCGACGCCCGAGGAGAGCGAAGGGCGCTGCTTCACCGACGCTCCCGTGCCGCCGACCGCACGCGTGCTGCGGACCGCGCTGGCCGAGGCGATGGCGGGCGCAGGATTCGTCAACTACCCCACCGAGTGGTGGCACTGGAGCCACGGCGACCGCTACTGGGCGCTGACCACCTCGCAGCGCGCGGCGGTGTACGGGCCGGTGGCGGCATGA
- a CDS encoding ABC transporter permease: MSTLTRALVDTHVVAKRNLLKILRVPEILVAVLISPIMFVVLFAYVFGGAIDPGDGVSYREFLIPGIFAQTVVFGATFTGAGIAEDMQKGIIDRFRSLPMSQSAVLAGRTASDVVYNVLSLVIMSLTGLLVGWRVHGTLLEAAAAFGLLVVFAYAVSWIMALVGVLVPSVEVINNASFIVIMPLTFVSNAFVPLDSFPEPLRRVVEWNPVSTLTQACRELFGNTNPAAPVPDAWSMQHPALYTLLCVGVILVVFAPLAIARFRSTSR, translated from the coding sequence GTGAGCACGCTGACGAGGGCGCTGGTCGACACGCACGTCGTCGCCAAGCGCAACCTGCTGAAGATCCTGCGCGTGCCCGAGATCCTCGTGGCGGTGCTCATCTCGCCCATCATGTTCGTCGTCCTGTTCGCCTACGTGTTCGGCGGGGCGATCGACCCGGGCGACGGCGTGAGCTACCGCGAGTTCCTCATCCCGGGGATCTTCGCGCAGACCGTGGTGTTCGGGGCGACCTTCACGGGTGCGGGCATCGCGGAGGACATGCAGAAGGGCATCATCGACCGGTTCCGGTCGCTGCCGATGTCGCAGTCGGCGGTGCTCGCCGGGCGCACGGCGTCGGACGTGGTCTACAACGTGCTCTCGCTCGTCATCATGTCGCTCACCGGGCTGCTGGTGGGGTGGCGGGTGCACGGCACGCTGCTCGAGGCCGCCGCGGCGTTCGGGCTGCTCGTCGTCTTCGCCTACGCCGTCAGCTGGATCATGGCGCTCGTCGGCGTGCTGGTGCCGAGCGTCGAGGTCATCAACAACGCGTCGTTCATCGTCATCATGCCGCTGACGTTCGTGTCCAACGCGTTCGTGCCGCTCGACTCGTTCCCGGAGCCGCTGCGCCGGGTCGTGGAGTGGAACCCCGTGTCGACGCTCACGCAGGCGTGCCGGGAGCTGTTCGGCAACACCAACCCGGCGGCGCCGGTGCCGGACGCGTGGTCGATGCAGCACCCGGCGCTGTACACGCTGCTGTGCGTCGGTGTGATCCTCGTGGTCTTCGCGCCGCTGGCGATCGCGCGGTTCCGGAGCACGTCGAGGTGA
- a CDS encoding acyltransferase family protein — protein MTAPGVRATRAPTTARTRVAAWDALRGVAVGLVMLRHAWPDVFPGAGVVGVVMFFALSGHLITGLLVDEASATGRVDLRRFWWRRARRLVPALVVLVAGFVVVTLTLDPLDDAATLGRTVAVSLTYTANVPHVGLVGVSPAVYHLWTLATEEQFYVVWPLVVLLAVRARRLRAGLVLAAVVTAGLCVATAWWFRADPDAAYPLATSWLLCFVVGAACRVAQDRLPAAVAGRHAVVAAVTLLAALVVTGLRGHAATYLLAAPAVAVATCALVLAGRRHVTVRAGWRPLVALGVVSYAAYLWNYPLTLWLRPSLGDATGLVALPATVLAATASWWLVERPLQRRRGGSSHRPRRVMLGAGRQGAPAARG, from the coding sequence GTGACGGCGCCGGGCGTCCGGGCGACGCGGGCGCCGACCACGGCCCGGACCCGCGTGGCGGCGTGGGACGCGTTACGCGGGGTCGCCGTGGGCCTCGTCATGCTGCGCCACGCGTGGCCCGACGTCTTCCCCGGCGCGGGCGTCGTGGGCGTGGTCATGTTCTTCGCGCTGTCCGGGCACCTCATCACGGGCCTGCTCGTCGACGAGGCGTCGGCGACGGGCCGCGTCGACCTGCGCCGGTTCTGGTGGCGCCGCGCGCGGCGGCTCGTGCCGGCGCTGGTGGTGCTCGTGGCGGGGTTCGTCGTCGTCACGCTGACGCTCGACCCGCTCGACGACGCCGCGACGCTCGGTCGGACGGTCGCGGTGTCGCTCACGTACACCGCGAACGTGCCGCACGTCGGGCTCGTCGGCGTGAGCCCGGCGGTCTACCACCTGTGGACGCTGGCCACCGAGGAGCAGTTCTACGTCGTGTGGCCCCTGGTGGTGCTGCTGGCCGTGCGGGCGCGACGCCTGCGCGCCGGGCTCGTGCTGGCGGCGGTCGTCACGGCGGGGCTGTGCGTGGCGACGGCCTGGTGGTTCCGCGCCGACCCCGACGCGGCGTACCCGCTCGCGACGTCGTGGCTGCTGTGCTTCGTCGTCGGCGCGGCGTGCCGCGTCGCGCAGGACCGGCTGCCCGCCGCCGTCGCCGGGCGGCACGCGGTGGTCGCCGCCGTCACCCTGCTCGCCGCGCTCGTGGTCACCGGCCTGCGCGGGCACGCCGCGACGTACCTGCTCGCAGCCCCGGCCGTCGCCGTCGCGACGTGCGCGCTCGTGCTGGCCGGGCGGCGGCACGTCACCGTGCGGGCCGGGTGGCGCCCGCTCGTCGCGCTCGGTGTCGTCTCCTACGCCGCCTACCTGTGGAACTACCCGCTGACGCTGTGGCTGCGGCCGTCTCTCGGTGACGCGACGGGCCTGGTGGCGCTGCCCGCGACCGTGCTCGCGGCGACCGCGAGCTGGTGGCTGGTGGAGCGGCCGCTGCAGAGACGACGCGGAGGCTCGTCACACCGACCCCGCCGCGTCATGCTGGGTGCAGGGCGTCAGGGGGCGCCTGCAGCGAGGGGGTAG
- a CDS encoding GatB/YqeY domain-containing protein, translated as MSTLDRLTADLTTALKARDTLRTSTLRQLIGAVRHEEKAGTVARELTEDEVLKVLAREAKKRRESAQIYTDAGAADRAATETAEADVVDEYLPTRLSDDELAALVDAVVADTGASTLKEMGAVMKEATARAAGRADGKALSALVRARLAG; from the coding sequence ATGAGCACCCTCGACCGCCTGACCGCCGACCTCACCACCGCCCTCAAGGCCCGTGACACCCTGCGCACGAGCACGCTGCGCCAGCTCATCGGGGCCGTCCGCCACGAGGAGAAGGCCGGCACGGTCGCGCGCGAGCTCACCGAGGACGAGGTGCTGAAGGTGCTGGCGCGCGAGGCGAAGAAGCGCCGCGAGTCCGCGCAGATCTACACCGACGCGGGTGCGGCCGACCGTGCCGCGACGGAGACCGCCGAGGCGGACGTCGTCGACGAGTACCTGCCGACGCGGCTGAGCGACGACGAGCTCGCCGCGCTCGTGGACGCCGTCGTCGCCGACACCGGCGCGTCGACCCTCAAGGAGATGGGCGCCGTGATGAAGGAGGCCACGGCCCGCGCGGCCGGGCGCGCCGACGGCAAGGCCCTCTCGGCGCTGGTCCGCGCGCGCCTCGCCGGCTGA
- the alr gene encoding alanine racemase: MSATLCEPRTGPVAMLAATRPVLTVRLDAVAHNARVLAASARRLMAVVKADGFGLGAADVARTALAHGADALGVATLAEAVELRTARIGAPLLSWLDAPGADLSDAVLHGIDVAVPSLAHLEAAVSAGRRTGRGVDVHLYLDCGTARDGCPPETWPALCAAAWRAELAGAVRVVGVMGHLACAASLDPEANTDATARFAHGVARARAAGLRPRVRHLGATAAVLGLPTTRFDLSRVGAGLVGIDPTGRYPVLRAAAQVTAPVVQVRDVGADVGVGYDHTYRTSAPTRLALLPLGYADGLPVTASGRAEVLVHGRRRPLAGRVSMDQVVVDVGDLAVRTGDVVTVIGTGEDLAPTLTEWAGWAGTLPHELLTGLGRRLVRHVVPAPPSTPCEEPA; encoded by the coding sequence ATGAGCGCGACGCTCTGCGAGCCGCGGACCGGGCCCGTCGCGATGCTCGCGGCGACGCGGCCGGTCCTGACCGTGCGGCTCGACGCGGTCGCGCACAACGCGCGCGTCCTTGCGGCCTCGGCGCGGCGGCTCATGGCCGTCGTCAAGGCCGACGGGTTCGGGCTGGGGGCCGCCGACGTCGCGCGCACGGCGCTCGCGCACGGTGCCGACGCGCTGGGCGTGGCGACGCTCGCCGAGGCCGTCGAGCTGCGCACCGCCCGGATCGGCGCACCCCTGCTGAGCTGGCTCGACGCCCCCGGAGCCGACCTGTCCGACGCCGTGCTGCACGGCATCGACGTCGCGGTGCCGAGCCTCGCGCACCTCGAGGCCGCGGTGTCCGCCGGGCGGCGCACGGGCCGCGGCGTCGACGTCCACCTGTACCTCGACTGCGGGACGGCGCGCGACGGCTGCCCACCCGAGACGTGGCCGGCGCTGTGCGCCGCGGCGTGGCGCGCCGAGCTCGCCGGGGCGGTACGCGTCGTCGGCGTCATGGGTCACCTGGCGTGCGCCGCGAGCCTCGACCCGGAGGCCAACACGGACGCCACGGCACGCTTCGCGCACGGTGTCGCGCGGGCGCGCGCCGCCGGTCTGCGCCCGCGGGTCCGGCACCTGGGCGCGACGGCCGCGGTGCTCGGTCTCCCGACGACCCGGTTCGACCTGAGCCGCGTCGGTGCGGGACTGGTGGGCATCGACCCGACCGGCCGGTACCCCGTGCTGCGCGCCGCCGCACAGGTCACGGCCCCGGTCGTGCAGGTCCGCGACGTGGGCGCGGACGTGGGCGTCGGGTACGACCACACGTACCGCACGTCCGCCCCGACGCGGCTGGCCCTGCTGCCGCTCGGCTACGCCGACGGCCTGCCCGTGACCGCGTCGGGGCGCGCCGAGGTGCTCGTCCACGGCCGGCGACGGCCGCTCGCGGGGCGCGTGTCGATGGACCAGGTCGTGGTCGACGTGGGTGACCTTGCCGTGCGCACCGGCGACGTCGTCACGGTCATCGGCACGGGCGAGGATCTCGCACCCACCCTCACCGAGTGGGCCGGCTGGGCGGGCACCCTCCCGCACGAGCTGCTCACCGGGCTGGGCCGCCGTCTCGTGCGGCACGTCGTGCCCGCACCCCCGTCCACCCCCTGCGAGGAGCCCGCGTGA
- a CDS encoding D-alanine--D-alanine ligase family protein, with protein MTTDLLHDPRTSPTVPVCRVAVVGGGANAEHDVSLASAAAVRAALTPSHDVVELTVARDGSWWSGGDALTFAQAVGLVAACDVLLPAVHGPRGEDGTLAALADLAGVACVGSGVRAGAVGMDKWVTKLVAAAVGVAVADGRLVRGVAEACADPRLPAVVKPVSSGSSHGVRRVDTVEDLADAVAAALELDDRVLVEEVVTGREIDVAVLRRADGTTLVSPALEIGHAGAVFDTATKYDGSARFVVPAPLEPADAEALAAAALSVVDALGCDGVARADFFLTARGPVLNEVNTMPGMTAHSQVPVMLAAAGLTYAELVAELVAQARARHAARAS; from the coding sequence GTGACCACCGACCTGCTGCACGACCCCCGCACCTCCCCGACCGTGCCCGTGTGCCGGGTCGCGGTCGTCGGCGGCGGCGCGAACGCCGAGCACGACGTGTCGCTCGCGTCCGCCGCGGCCGTCCGCGCCGCGCTGACACCGTCGCACGACGTCGTCGAGCTGACCGTCGCGCGCGACGGGTCCTGGTGGAGCGGGGGCGACGCGCTGACGTTCGCCCAGGCGGTGGGCCTCGTCGCGGCGTGCGACGTGCTGCTGCCCGCCGTGCACGGCCCGCGCGGCGAGGACGGGACGCTCGCGGCGCTGGCCGACCTCGCCGGCGTCGCGTGCGTCGGGTCGGGGGTGCGGGCGGGCGCGGTCGGCATGGACAAGTGGGTGACCAAGCTGGTCGCGGCCGCGGTGGGGGTCGCCGTCGCCGACGGGCGGCTCGTGCGCGGCGTCGCCGAGGCGTGCGCCGACCCGCGGCTGCCGGCGGTGGTCAAGCCCGTGTCCAGCGGCTCGAGCCACGGGGTGCGCCGCGTGGACACCGTCGAGGACCTCGCCGACGCGGTCGCGGCGGCCCTCGAGCTCGACGACCGCGTGCTCGTGGAGGAGGTCGTCACCGGACGCGAGATCGACGTCGCCGTGCTGCGCCGCGCGGACGGCACCACCCTGGTGTCCCCGGCGCTCGAGATCGGGCACGCGGGGGCCGTCTTCGACACCGCGACCAAGTACGACGGCAGCGCACGGTTCGTCGTCCCCGCACCGCTGGAGCCCGCGGACGCCGAGGCCCTGGCCGCCGCCGCGCTGTCCGTGGTCGACGCCCTGGGCTGCGACGGCGTCGCACGTGCCGACTTCTTCCTCACCGCGCGCGGCCCGGTCCTCAACGAGGTCAACACGATGCCGGGCATGACCGCGCACTCGCAGGTCCCGGTGATGCTCGCCGCGGCCGGGCTGACGTACGCCGAGCTGGTCGCGGAACTGGTCGCACAGGCGCGCGCGCGGCACGCGGCCCGCGCGTCGTGA
- a CDS encoding iron-containing alcohol dehydrogenase codes for MGSGRTGSEFVTAGRVVLGAGTAADVPGLVAGLGERVLVVAGRSADVSALTGATVHRHRGEPDVESVRAAVAVARDVRPDVVVGWGGGSVLDLAKCVAVLAPGTSDVLDHLEVVGRGLPLPDAALPVVAVPTTAGTGAEVTANAPVRVPQRGVKASLRGRGMLPAVAVVDPLLTLACPPALTAASGVDALTQCLEAFTTPFATPLTDPLARDGLVRAGRSLRRVVEHGDDVDARTDLSVAALLSGMALANAKLGAVHGLAAALGGRLGAPHGQVCAAVLAPTTAANVAALRRTGAPGLGRYDAAAVALTGRTGARADDAVAWLEDLVTALGVPGLGDLGLARADVPDVVADALAASSTRGNPVALTAEELTEVVAASW; via the coding sequence GTGGGGAGTGGACGGACGGGGAGCGAGTTCGTCACCGCCGGGCGGGTCGTGCTGGGGGCCGGGACCGCGGCGGACGTGCCCGGGCTGGTCGCGGGCCTCGGGGAGCGGGTGCTCGTGGTCGCCGGACGGTCCGCGGACGTGTCCGCACTGACCGGGGCGACGGTCCACCGGCACCGCGGGGAGCCCGACGTCGAGTCGGTGCGCGCGGCCGTCGCCGTCGCGCGCGACGTGCGGCCCGACGTCGTCGTCGGGTGGGGCGGCGGGTCGGTGCTCGACCTCGCCAAGTGCGTGGCCGTGCTCGCGCCGGGGACGTCCGACGTGCTCGACCACCTCGAGGTCGTCGGCCGCGGACTCCCGCTGCCGGACGCGGCGCTGCCGGTGGTCGCCGTCCCGACCACCGCCGGCACGGGCGCCGAGGTCACCGCGAACGCTCCCGTCCGGGTGCCGCAGCGCGGCGTCAAGGCCAGTCTGCGGGGCCGCGGGATGCTGCCGGCCGTGGCCGTGGTGGACCCGCTGCTCACGCTCGCGTGCCCGCCGGCGCTGACCGCGGCGTCGGGCGTCGACGCGCTCACGCAGTGCCTCGAGGCGTTCACCACGCCGTTCGCGACGCCGCTGACGGACCCGCTCGCGCGCGACGGTCTCGTGCGGGCGGGGCGCAGCCTGCGGCGCGTCGTCGAGCACGGGGACGACGTCGACGCGCGGACGGACCTGAGCGTCGCGGCGCTGCTGTCGGGCATGGCGTTGGCGAACGCGAAGCTGGGCGCCGTGCACGGCCTCGCCGCCGCGCTCGGCGGGCGGCTCGGGGCGCCGCACGGGCAGGTGTGCGCGGCGGTCCTGGCCCCGACCACGGCCGCCAACGTCGCCGCCCTGCGCCGCACGGGCGCCCCCGGCCTGGGCCGGTACGACGCCGCGGCCGTCGCGCTGACGGGCCGGACGGGAGCGCGGGCCGACGACGCCGTCGCGTGGCTCGAGGACCTCGTCACGGCGCTCGGGGTGCCGGGGCTGGGGGACCTGGGCCTCGCGCGGGCCGACGTGCCGGACGTCGTCGCCGACGCGCTGGCGGCGTCGAGCACGCGCGGCAACCCCGTCGCGCTCACGGCCGAGGAGCTCACCGAGGTCGTCGCCGCGTCGTGGTGA